One Notolabrus celidotus isolate fNotCel1 chromosome 18, fNotCel1.pri, whole genome shotgun sequence DNA window includes the following coding sequences:
- the top2a gene encoding DNA topoisomerase 2-alpha isoform X1: protein MAAPLKSILENKTVVKTKKDPKRLSVERIYQKKTQLEHILLRPDSYIGSVEPVTQQMWVFDEEVGLNCRDVTFVPGLYKIFDEILVNAADNKQRDNGMSCIKVNIDVENNTISVWNNGKGIPVVEHKVEKVYVPALIFGQLLTSSNYNDEQKKVTGGRNGYGAKLCNIFSTKFTVETACKESKKNFKQTWYDNMARAGDTKISAFSGEEFTCITFRPDLPKFKMSTLDKDTVALMTKRAYDIAGAARGLRVYFNGKKLPVSGFRSYVDMYLADKVDEVGNALVVVHEIINDRWEVCLTMSEKGFQQVSFVNSIATTKGGRHVDYVADQVVGKLIEIVKRKNKAGVAVKPFQVRNHMWLFVNCLIENPTFDSQTKENMTVQQKSFGSTCPLGDKFIKQATTCGIVESIMNWVKFKAQSQLNKKCSAVKHTKVKGVPKLDDANDAGGRNSSSCTLILTEGDSAKTLAVSGLGVVGRDSYGVFPLRGKLLNVREASLKQIMENAEINNIIKILGLQYKKNYSDPESLKTLRYGKIMIMTDQDQDGSHIKGLLINFIHHNWPSLLRHNFLEEFITPIIKATNKKNQLSFYSIPEFDAWKDGQPNIKSWKIKYYKGLGTSTSQEAKEYFSDMQRHRIPFKYGGPEDDEAITLAFSKKKIDERKEWLTSFMINRRQRRMHNLPEDYLYGQATKSLSYNDFVNKELVLFSNSDNERSIPCLVDGLKPGQRKVMFCCLKRNDKREVKVAQLAGSVAEMSAYHHGEGALMGTIVGLAQNFVGSNNLNLLQPMGQFGTRLHGGKDSASPRYIFTMLSPLTRLVFPPVDDNLLKYNYDDNQRVEPEWYIPIIPMVLVNGAEGIGTGWASKIPNYDIREIINNIHRMLNGEETLPMLPSYKGFKGTIDQVMESQFMNIGELAIIDSTTIEISELPVKSWTQVYKENVLEPMLNGTEKVPALITDYREYHTDTTVRFVVKMAEEKLVEAEAAGLHKVFKLQNPLTCNSMVLFDHVGSLRKYESVQDILKEFFELRMKYYVLRKDWLVGMLGAESAKLSNQARFIIEKIQGILVIENKPKKELIRMLQEMGYDSDPVKTWKQAQEKNEVNEDDKEEEAEEEEDTSGPDYNYLLGMPMWFLSKEKKEELCKQRDAKLVELDTLKQKAPADLWKEDLAAFSEELENVEAKEKEDAGNPVKVKGKGKAVKVKVKVKEETMPTPQGRRVVPRVTSTMKAEASRKADVKKGEGKRGRKTKTEDVVVKMEFGDDAENVEPCEEMSLAARLGKKTKPQAKKKAEPKTNKQTTLQFKPATKTSKSNPWSDESDQSDSQAEKENVISPKEAAGKDSLDSEDEFNDWGKKSAPKKKVLTSDDASFTPELSSKADSNADSPALPSKDPEPAKKVIKSKSVKAPVQRKTKDAAPKKAPAARKPAASKKKAAGVNQPSILDALSKSSTKKPPTFDSSDSESEAKIKKSKPVLKRKQTISNESDSSSDDLMARLKAKKSVGGKKTKKWDEDDSFMMSDNEVNSPVAAAPREKPARARKAVVYKLDSDSDSDE, encoded by the exons atggcCGCTCCACTGAAG AGCATCTTGGAAAACAAAACGGTGGTGAAAACGAAGAAAGATCCAAAGAGGTTGTCAGTGGAGAGGATCTATCAGAAGAAGACGCAGTTGGAGCACATTTTGCTCCGACCAGACTCCTACATAGGCTCTGTGGAGCCAGTCACCCAG CAAATGTGGGTGTTTGATGAAGAAGTAGGACTGAACTGCCGTGATGTGACTTTTGTTCCTGGGCTTTACAAGATTTTTGATGAGATTCTCG TCAACGCAGCTGACAATAAGCAGAGGGATAATGGAATGTCCTGCATCAAAGTGAACATTGATGT TGAAAACAACACCATCAGTGTGTGGAATAATGGGAAGGGTATTCCTGTAGTGGAGCACAAGGTGGAGAAGGTTTACGTGCCTGCTCTAATCTTCGGACAGCTGCTGACCTCTAGTAACTACAATGATGAGCAGAAGAAAGTCACTG GTGGACGTAACGGATATGGTGCTAAGCTTTGCAACATCTTCAGCACAAAGTTCACCGTAGAGACAGCCTGCAAAGAGTCAAAGAAGAATTTCAAGCAG ACTTGGTATGACAACATGGCCAGGGCAGGAGATACTAAAATCAGTGCCTTCAGTGGAGAGGAATTCACTTGCATCACCTTCAGGCCTGACCTGCCCAAGTTCAAGATGAGCACCTTGGACAAAGACACTGTGGCTCTGATGACCAAGAGGGCCTATGACATTGCTGGGGCTGCCAGGGGTCTCCGTGTATACTTCAATGGCAAGAAACTGCCC GTCTCAGGTTTTCGTAGCTACGTGGACATGTATTTGGCGGACAAAGTGGACGAGGTTGGTAATGCCCTCGTTGTGGTCCACGAGATTATCAATGATCGCTGGGAGGTCTGCCTCACTATGAGCGAGAAAGGTTTCCAGCAAGTCAGCTTCGTCAACAGTATTGCCACAACCAAG GGAGGGAGGCACGTCGACTATGTGGCTGACCAGGTGGTGGGCAAGCTCATCGAAATTGTGAAGAGGAAGAACAAAGCCGGGGTGGCTGTCAAACCGTTCCAG GTGAGGAAtcacatgtggctgtttgtcAACTGTCTGATCGAGAATCCGACCTTTGACTCTCAGACCAAAGAGAACATGACTGTGCAGCAGAAGAGCTTTGGCTCCACCTGTCCTCTTGGTGACAAGTTTATCAAGCAG GCCACAACCTGTGGGATTGTGGAGAGTATCATGAACTGGGTGAAGTTCAAGGCTCAGTCCCAGCTCAACAAGAAATGCTCAGctgtcaaacacacaaaggTCAAGGGGGTGCCGAAGCTGGACGATGCCAATGACGCAg GTGGGAGGAACTCCAGCAGCTGCACTCTGATCCTCACCGAGGGAGACTCAGCCAAGACACTGGCTGTGTCTGGGTTGGGAGTGGTCGGCAGGGACAGCTATGGCGTCTTCCCTCTCAGAGGAAAACTCCTCAACGTGCGAGAGGCCTCACTTAAACAG ATTATGGAGAATGCTGAAATCAACAACATCATTAAGATCCTCGGCCTTCAGTACAAGAAGAACTACAGCGACCCAGAATCCCTCAAGACTCTGCGTTACGGCAAGATCATGATCATGACCGATCAG GATCAAGATGGCTCCCACATCAAGGGCCTCCTTATCAACTTCATTCACCATAACTGGCCGTCTTTGCTGCgtcacaacttcctggaggaGTTCATCACCCCCATCATCAag GCAACCAACAAGAAAAATCAGCTGTCCTTTTACAGCATCCCGGAGTTTGATGCTTGGAAGGATGGCCAGCCCAACATAAAATCTTGGAAAATCAAGTACTACAAAG GTTTGGGAACCAGCACATCTCAGGAAGCCAAGGAGTACTTCTCTGATATGCAGAGACACAGAATCCCATTCAAGTACGGCGGACCTGAGGACGATGAGGCTATCACCCTT GCCTTTAGCAAGAAAAAGATTGATGAGCGAAAAGAGTGGCTGACGAGCTTCATGATAAACCGGCGCCAACGCAGGATGCACAACCTGCCAGAG GACTACCTGTATGGTCAGGCCACCAAGTCCCTATCCTACAACGACTTTGTCAACAAGGAGCTGGTTCTTTTCTCCAACTCTGACAACGAGAGGTCAATCCCCTGCCTTGTGGATG GTTTAAAACCAGGACAGAGGAAGGTGATGTTCTGTTGTTTGAAGAGGAATGACAAGCGGGAGGTGAAAGTGGCTCAGCTGGCTGGCTCTGTGGCTGAGATGTCAGCCTATCACCATGGAGAG GGCGCTCTGATGGGCACCATTGTAGGTTTGGCCCAGAACTTTGTCGGAAGCAACAACTTGAACCTGCTGCAGCCTATGGGTCAGTTTGGAACCAGGCTGCATGGTGGAAAGGACTCTGCCAGCCCTCGATACATCTTCACCATGCTCAG CCCTCTCACTCGCCTTGTTTTCCCACCTGTGGACGACAACTTGCTCAAGTACAACTATGACGACAACCAGCGTGTAGAGCCTGAGTGGTACATACCCATCATCCCCATGGTGCTGGTAAATGGTGCAGAAGGTATCGGCACAGGCTGGGCCAGCAAGATCCCCAACTATGACATCCGAGAGATCATCAACAACATTCACCGCATGCTCAACGGAGAAGAGACTCTGCCTATG CTTCCAAGCTACAAAGGCTTTAAAGGGACAATTGATCAGGTGATGGAAAGCCAGTTCATGAACATTGGAGAGCTGGCAATCATTGATTCCACCACCATTGAGATCTCTGAGTTGCCTGTCAAATCCTGGACGCAG GTGTACAAGGAAAATGTGTTGGAGCCAATGCTGAACGGCACAGAAAAAGTCCCTGCTCTGATCACAGACTACAGAGAGTACCACACCGACACCACCGTGCGCTTCGTGGTCAAAATGGCAGAAGAGAAGCTTGTGGAGGCAGAGGCTGCTGGTCTCCACAAAGTCTTCAAACTTCAGAATCCCCTCACTTGTAATTCAATG gTCCTGTTCGACCATGTGGGTAGCCTGAGGAAATACGAGTCAGTGCAGGACATTCTCAAGGAATTCTTTGAGTTGAGGATGAAGTACTACGTGCTAAGGAAGGACTGGCTGGTTGGCATGCTTGGGGCTGAGAGTGCTAAACTATCGAACCAGGCCCGCTTCATCATCGAGAAGATCCAGGGCATCTTGGTTATTG AAAACAAGCCAAAGAAGGAACTGATCCGCATGCTGCAGGAGATGGGTTACGACTCTGACCCAGTCAAAACTTGGAAACAGGCTCAGGAGAAG AATGAAGTGAATGAGGATGAtaaggaggaggaagcagaggaggaggaggataccAGTGGGCCAGACTACAACTACCTGCTGGGCATGCCCATGTGGTTCCTgagcaaagagaagaaggaagagCTCTGCAAACAGAGGGATGCTAAG TTGGTAGAGCTGGACACCCTGAAGCAGAAGGCTCCTGCAGACCTGTGGAAGGAGGACCTCGCTGCTTTCTCAGAGGAACTGGAG AACGTTGAGGCCAAAGAAAAGGAGGATGCCGGCAATCCTGTTAAAGTTAAGGGCAAAGGTAAAgcagtgaaggtgaaggtgaaggtgaaggaggAGACTATGCCCACGCCACAGGGCCGTCGTGTTGTTCCCCGTGTCACCAGCACCATGAAAGCTGAAGCCAGCAGGAAGGCTGATGTCAAGAAAGGAGAAGGcaagagaggcaggaaaaccAAG ACTGAAGATGTAGTGGTAAAGATGGAGTTCGGAGATGATGCAGAGAATGTAGAGCCGTGTGAGGAGATGAGTTTGGCTGCACGACTGGGCAAGAAGACTAAACCCCAGGCGAAGAAAAAAG cagaacCAAAGACCAACAAACAGACCACTCTTCAGTTCAAGCCCGCCACCAAAACCTCCAAGAGTAATCCTTGGTCTGACGAGTCTGATCAGTCCGACAGTCAAGCAGAGAAGGAGAATGTGATCTCCCCAAAAGAAG ctgcggGAAAGGACAGTTTGGACAGTGAAGATGAATTTAATGACTGGGGGAAGAAGAGTGCTCCAAAGAAGAAGGTTCTAACCAGTGATGATGCCAGCTTTACCCCTGAGCTCAGCAGCAAGGCTGACAGCAATGCAGACTCTCCGGCCCTGCCTTCCAAAGATCCAGAGCCAGC GAAGAAAGTGATTAAAAGCAAATCAGTGAAGGCTCCTGTTCAGCGTAAGACCAAAGACGCTGCACCCAAGAAGGCACCTGCTGCAAGGAAACCTGCTGCATCCAAGAAGAAGGCTGCAG GTGTGAATCAGCCGTCCATTCTGGATGCTCTGTCAAAGTCTTCAAC
- the top2a gene encoding DNA topoisomerase 2-alpha isoform X2, protein MAAPLKSILENKTVVKTKKDPKRLSVERIYQKKTQLEHILLRPDSYIGSVEPVTQQMWVFDEEVGLNCRDVTFVPGLYKIFDEILVNAADNKQRDNGMSCIKVNIDVENNTISVWNNGKGIPVVEHKVEKVYVPALIFGQLLTSSNYNDEQKKVTGGRNGYGAKLCNIFSTKFTVETACKESKKNFKQTWYDNMARAGDTKISAFSGEEFTCITFRPDLPKFKMSTLDKDTVALMTKRAYDIAGAARGLRVYFNGKKLPVSGFRSYVDMYLADKVDEVGNALVVVHEIINDRWEVCLTMSEKGFQQVSFVNSIATTKGGRHVDYVADQVVGKLIEIVKRKNKAGVAVKPFQVRNHMWLFVNCLIENPTFDSQTKENMTVQQKSFGSTCPLGDKFIKQATTCGIVESIMNWVKFKAQSQLNKKCSAVKHTKVKGVPKLDDANDAGGRNSSSCTLILTEGDSAKTLAVSGLGVVGRDSYGVFPLRGKLLNVREASLKQIMENAEINNIIKILGLQYKKNYSDPESLKTLRYGKIMIMTDQDQDGSHIKGLLINFIHHNWPSLLRHNFLEEFITPIIKATNKKNQLSFYSIPEFDAWKDGQPNIKSWKIKYYKGLGTSTSQEAKEYFSDMQRHRIPFKYGGPEDDEAITLAFSKKKIDERKEWLTSFMINRRQRRMHNLPEDYLYGQATKSLSYNDFVNKELVLFSNSDNERSIPCLVDGLKPGQRKVMFCCLKRNDKREVKVAQLAGSVAEMSAYHHGEGALMGTIVGLAQNFVGSNNLNLLQPMGQFGTRLHGGKDSASPRYIFTMLSPLTRLVFPPVDDNLLKYNYDDNQRVEPEWYIPIIPMVLVNGAEGIGTGWASKIPNYDIREIINNIHRMLNGEETLPMLPSYKGFKGTIDQVMESQFMNIGELAIIDSTTIEISELPVKSWTQVYKENVLEPMLNGTEKVPALITDYREYHTDTTVRFVVKMAEEKLVEAEAAGLHKVFKLQNPLTCNSMVLFDHVGSLRKYESVQDILKEFFELRMKYYVLRKDWLVGMLGAESAKLSNQARFIIEKIQGILVIENKPKKELIRMLQEMGYDSDPVKTWKQAQEKNEVNEDDKEEEAEEEEDTSGPDYNYLLGMPMWFLSKEKKEELCKQRDAKLVELDTLKQKAPADLWKEDLAAFSEELENVEAKEKEDAGNPVKVKGKGKAVKVKVKVKEETMPTPQGRRVVPRVTSTMKAEASRKADVKKGEGKRGRKTKTEDVVVKMEFGDDAENVEPCEEMSLAARLGKKTKPQAKKKEPKTNKQTTLQFKPATKTSKSNPWSDESDQSDSQAEKENVISPKEAAGKDSLDSEDEFNDWGKKSAPKKKVLTSDDASFTPELSSKADSNADSPALPSKDPEPAKKVIKSKSVKAPVQRKTKDAAPKKAPAARKPAASKKKAAGVNQPSILDALSKSSTKKPPTFDSSDSESEAKIKKSKPVLKRKQTISNESDSSSDDLMARLKAKKSVGGKKTKKWDEDDSFMMSDNEVNSPVAAAPREKPARARKAVVYKLDSDSDSDE, encoded by the exons atggcCGCTCCACTGAAG AGCATCTTGGAAAACAAAACGGTGGTGAAAACGAAGAAAGATCCAAAGAGGTTGTCAGTGGAGAGGATCTATCAGAAGAAGACGCAGTTGGAGCACATTTTGCTCCGACCAGACTCCTACATAGGCTCTGTGGAGCCAGTCACCCAG CAAATGTGGGTGTTTGATGAAGAAGTAGGACTGAACTGCCGTGATGTGACTTTTGTTCCTGGGCTTTACAAGATTTTTGATGAGATTCTCG TCAACGCAGCTGACAATAAGCAGAGGGATAATGGAATGTCCTGCATCAAAGTGAACATTGATGT TGAAAACAACACCATCAGTGTGTGGAATAATGGGAAGGGTATTCCTGTAGTGGAGCACAAGGTGGAGAAGGTTTACGTGCCTGCTCTAATCTTCGGACAGCTGCTGACCTCTAGTAACTACAATGATGAGCAGAAGAAAGTCACTG GTGGACGTAACGGATATGGTGCTAAGCTTTGCAACATCTTCAGCACAAAGTTCACCGTAGAGACAGCCTGCAAAGAGTCAAAGAAGAATTTCAAGCAG ACTTGGTATGACAACATGGCCAGGGCAGGAGATACTAAAATCAGTGCCTTCAGTGGAGAGGAATTCACTTGCATCACCTTCAGGCCTGACCTGCCCAAGTTCAAGATGAGCACCTTGGACAAAGACACTGTGGCTCTGATGACCAAGAGGGCCTATGACATTGCTGGGGCTGCCAGGGGTCTCCGTGTATACTTCAATGGCAAGAAACTGCCC GTCTCAGGTTTTCGTAGCTACGTGGACATGTATTTGGCGGACAAAGTGGACGAGGTTGGTAATGCCCTCGTTGTGGTCCACGAGATTATCAATGATCGCTGGGAGGTCTGCCTCACTATGAGCGAGAAAGGTTTCCAGCAAGTCAGCTTCGTCAACAGTATTGCCACAACCAAG GGAGGGAGGCACGTCGACTATGTGGCTGACCAGGTGGTGGGCAAGCTCATCGAAATTGTGAAGAGGAAGAACAAAGCCGGGGTGGCTGTCAAACCGTTCCAG GTGAGGAAtcacatgtggctgtttgtcAACTGTCTGATCGAGAATCCGACCTTTGACTCTCAGACCAAAGAGAACATGACTGTGCAGCAGAAGAGCTTTGGCTCCACCTGTCCTCTTGGTGACAAGTTTATCAAGCAG GCCACAACCTGTGGGATTGTGGAGAGTATCATGAACTGGGTGAAGTTCAAGGCTCAGTCCCAGCTCAACAAGAAATGCTCAGctgtcaaacacacaaaggTCAAGGGGGTGCCGAAGCTGGACGATGCCAATGACGCAg GTGGGAGGAACTCCAGCAGCTGCACTCTGATCCTCACCGAGGGAGACTCAGCCAAGACACTGGCTGTGTCTGGGTTGGGAGTGGTCGGCAGGGACAGCTATGGCGTCTTCCCTCTCAGAGGAAAACTCCTCAACGTGCGAGAGGCCTCACTTAAACAG ATTATGGAGAATGCTGAAATCAACAACATCATTAAGATCCTCGGCCTTCAGTACAAGAAGAACTACAGCGACCCAGAATCCCTCAAGACTCTGCGTTACGGCAAGATCATGATCATGACCGATCAG GATCAAGATGGCTCCCACATCAAGGGCCTCCTTATCAACTTCATTCACCATAACTGGCCGTCTTTGCTGCgtcacaacttcctggaggaGTTCATCACCCCCATCATCAag GCAACCAACAAGAAAAATCAGCTGTCCTTTTACAGCATCCCGGAGTTTGATGCTTGGAAGGATGGCCAGCCCAACATAAAATCTTGGAAAATCAAGTACTACAAAG GTTTGGGAACCAGCACATCTCAGGAAGCCAAGGAGTACTTCTCTGATATGCAGAGACACAGAATCCCATTCAAGTACGGCGGACCTGAGGACGATGAGGCTATCACCCTT GCCTTTAGCAAGAAAAAGATTGATGAGCGAAAAGAGTGGCTGACGAGCTTCATGATAAACCGGCGCCAACGCAGGATGCACAACCTGCCAGAG GACTACCTGTATGGTCAGGCCACCAAGTCCCTATCCTACAACGACTTTGTCAACAAGGAGCTGGTTCTTTTCTCCAACTCTGACAACGAGAGGTCAATCCCCTGCCTTGTGGATG GTTTAAAACCAGGACAGAGGAAGGTGATGTTCTGTTGTTTGAAGAGGAATGACAAGCGGGAGGTGAAAGTGGCTCAGCTGGCTGGCTCTGTGGCTGAGATGTCAGCCTATCACCATGGAGAG GGCGCTCTGATGGGCACCATTGTAGGTTTGGCCCAGAACTTTGTCGGAAGCAACAACTTGAACCTGCTGCAGCCTATGGGTCAGTTTGGAACCAGGCTGCATGGTGGAAAGGACTCTGCCAGCCCTCGATACATCTTCACCATGCTCAG CCCTCTCACTCGCCTTGTTTTCCCACCTGTGGACGACAACTTGCTCAAGTACAACTATGACGACAACCAGCGTGTAGAGCCTGAGTGGTACATACCCATCATCCCCATGGTGCTGGTAAATGGTGCAGAAGGTATCGGCACAGGCTGGGCCAGCAAGATCCCCAACTATGACATCCGAGAGATCATCAACAACATTCACCGCATGCTCAACGGAGAAGAGACTCTGCCTATG CTTCCAAGCTACAAAGGCTTTAAAGGGACAATTGATCAGGTGATGGAAAGCCAGTTCATGAACATTGGAGAGCTGGCAATCATTGATTCCACCACCATTGAGATCTCTGAGTTGCCTGTCAAATCCTGGACGCAG GTGTACAAGGAAAATGTGTTGGAGCCAATGCTGAACGGCACAGAAAAAGTCCCTGCTCTGATCACAGACTACAGAGAGTACCACACCGACACCACCGTGCGCTTCGTGGTCAAAATGGCAGAAGAGAAGCTTGTGGAGGCAGAGGCTGCTGGTCTCCACAAAGTCTTCAAACTTCAGAATCCCCTCACTTGTAATTCAATG gTCCTGTTCGACCATGTGGGTAGCCTGAGGAAATACGAGTCAGTGCAGGACATTCTCAAGGAATTCTTTGAGTTGAGGATGAAGTACTACGTGCTAAGGAAGGACTGGCTGGTTGGCATGCTTGGGGCTGAGAGTGCTAAACTATCGAACCAGGCCCGCTTCATCATCGAGAAGATCCAGGGCATCTTGGTTATTG AAAACAAGCCAAAGAAGGAACTGATCCGCATGCTGCAGGAGATGGGTTACGACTCTGACCCAGTCAAAACTTGGAAACAGGCTCAGGAGAAG AATGAAGTGAATGAGGATGAtaaggaggaggaagcagaggaggaggaggataccAGTGGGCCAGACTACAACTACCTGCTGGGCATGCCCATGTGGTTCCTgagcaaagagaagaaggaagagCTCTGCAAACAGAGGGATGCTAAG TTGGTAGAGCTGGACACCCTGAAGCAGAAGGCTCCTGCAGACCTGTGGAAGGAGGACCTCGCTGCTTTCTCAGAGGAACTGGAG AACGTTGAGGCCAAAGAAAAGGAGGATGCCGGCAATCCTGTTAAAGTTAAGGGCAAAGGTAAAgcagtgaaggtgaaggtgaaggtgaaggaggAGACTATGCCCACGCCACAGGGCCGTCGTGTTGTTCCCCGTGTCACCAGCACCATGAAAGCTGAAGCCAGCAGGAAGGCTGATGTCAAGAAAGGAGAAGGcaagagaggcaggaaaaccAAG ACTGAAGATGTAGTGGTAAAGATGGAGTTCGGAGATGATGCAGAGAATGTAGAGCCGTGTGAGGAGATGAGTTTGGCTGCACGACTGGGCAAGAAGACTAAACCCCAGGCGAAGAAAAAAG aacCAAAGACCAACAAACAGACCACTCTTCAGTTCAAGCCCGCCACCAAAACCTCCAAGAGTAATCCTTGGTCTGACGAGTCTGATCAGTCCGACAGTCAAGCAGAGAAGGAGAATGTGATCTCCCCAAAAGAAG ctgcggGAAAGGACAGTTTGGACAGTGAAGATGAATTTAATGACTGGGGGAAGAAGAGTGCTCCAAAGAAGAAGGTTCTAACCAGTGATGATGCCAGCTTTACCCCTGAGCTCAGCAGCAAGGCTGACAGCAATGCAGACTCTCCGGCCCTGCCTTCCAAAGATCCAGAGCCAGC GAAGAAAGTGATTAAAAGCAAATCAGTGAAGGCTCCTGTTCAGCGTAAGACCAAAGACGCTGCACCCAAGAAGGCACCTGCTGCAAGGAAACCTGCTGCATCCAAGAAGAAGGCTGCAG GTGTGAATCAGCCGTCCATTCTGGATGCTCTGTCAAAGTCTTCAAC
- the lrrc3ca gene encoding leucine-rich repeat-containing protein 3B: MMPLLADWLLRHSVVMCLLLHSLVLMTFCFHNAATSCSKSCYCSESDGAGKTLRCSNMQLTEIPQDIPNDTRRIYLDFNLFTTVPMNAFAGLHQLVELDLSHNELSQLEPGAFRGLGSSLQFLDLSSNKLVNFNPDAFEGLRARTNLTNNPWHCDCNLQMAMPRVDIEPASLTGIVCKTSDPEEIGVQGLAFLLAPEIDLCVVMKRTTDVAMLVVMFGWFTMVISYLVYYVRANQEDARRHLEYLKSLPSRQGKSEESSTISTVV, from the coding sequence ATGATGCCCCTACTTGCAGACTGGCTTCTGCGCCACTCGGTGGTAATGTGTTTGCTGCTGCACAGCTTGGTGCTTATGACCTTCTGCTTCCACAATGCTGCCACTAGTTGTTCCAAGAGCTGCTACTGCTCTGAGAGTGACGGTGCTGGCAAGACTTTGCGCTGCAGCAATATGCAACTCACAGAGATCCCACAGGATATCCCCAATGACACCCGTAGAATCTACCTGGACTTCAACCTCTTCACCACAGTACCCATGAATGCTTTCGCAGGGTTGCACCAGCTGGTCGAACTGGATCTATCACACAATGAGCTCAGCCAGTTAGAACCAGGGGCATTCAGAGGCCTTGGATCCTCGCTACAATTCTTAGACCTTTCTTCGAACAAGCTAGTCAACTTTAACCCAGATGCTTTCGAAGGCTTGCGGGCTCGCACCAATCTGACAAACAACCCATGGCATTGCGACTGCAACTTGCAGATGGCAATGCCCCGTGTGGACATAGAGCCTGCATCTCTAACAGGCATAGTGTGCAAGACTTCAGATCCTGAAGAGATAGGAGTACAAGGACTTGCCTTCCTGTTGGCACCAGAGATAGACTTATGTGTGGTGATGAAGAGGACTACAGATGTGGCCATGCTGGTTGTCATGTTTGGCTGGTTCACCATGGTCATCTCCTACCTTGTCTACTATGTCAGGGCCAATCAGGAGGACGCTCGCAGACACCTGGAGTATCTCAAGTCGTTGCCCAGCAGACAGGGCAAGTCAGAAGAGTCTTCCACCATTAGTACTGTTGTATAA